In a single window of the Papaver somniferum cultivar HN1 chromosome 8, ASM357369v1, whole genome shotgun sequence genome:
- the LOC113304538 gene encoding probable 3-hydroxyisobutyrate dehydrogenase-like 3, mitochondrial, with protein METPYPKPINPNQTRIGWIGIGVMGQAMAARLISAGYSLTVYARTPEKALSLQQKGAIIVNSPSHVANKSDIVFTMVGHPSDVRSVVLGDNGVLSGLNKGGVLIDTTSSDPVLAKEIASKAQSKGCFAIDSPVSGGDIGARDGKLAILAGGDSDVVKWLSPVYEVLGRVTYVGGSGCGQSCKIANQITVGANLLGLSEGLVFAEKAGLDMNNFVESIRGGAAGSMVMELFGKRMIERDFRAGGFATYMVKDLGMGVNGGEGKDAVVLPGAALSKQLFSSMVANGDGNMGTQGLITVIERINGKSV; from the coding sequence ATGGAGACTCCATATCCAAAACCCATAAACCCAAATCAAACAAGAATTGGATGGATAGGAATTGGAGTAATGGGTCAAGCTATGGCTGCTCGTTTAATCTCAGCTGGATATTCACTCACAGTATATGCTAGAACCCCAGAAAAAGCTCTATCTCTGCAACAAAAAGGTGCAATAATCGTCAATTCACCTTCTCATGTTGCTAATAAGAGTGATATAGTGTTTACAATGGTTGGTCATCCATCAGATGTTAGATCAGTAGTGTTAGGTGATAATGGGGTTTTATCAGGTTTGAATAAAGGTGGAGTCTTGATTGATACAACTAGTAGCGATCCAGTTCTTGCTAAAGAAATCGCTTCAAAAGCCCAATCAAAGGGTTGTTTCGCAATTGATTCACCTGTATCTGGTGGAGATATTGGAGCTAGAGATGGGAAATTAGCAATACTTGCTGGTGGAGATTCTGATGTTGTGAAATGGTTATCACCAGTTTATGAGGTTTTGGGGAGAGTTACTTATGTTGGAGGATCTGGGTGTGGACAGAGTTGTAAGATAGCTAATCAGATCACAGTTGGTGCTAATTTGCTTGGATTAAGTGAAGGGTTAGTATTTGCAGAGAAAGCAGGACTTGATATGAATAATTTTGTGGAATCAATTAGAGGTGGAGCTGCTGGTTCAATGGTGATGGAATTATTTGGGAAGAGAATGATTGAGAGAGATTTTAGAGCCGGTGGGTTTGCAACATATATGGTTAAAGATTTGGGAATGGGTGTGAATGGTGGAGAAGGGAAAGATGCTGTGGTTTTACCTGGTGCTGCATTGTCAAAGCAGTTGTTTTCAAGTATGGTTGCTAATGGTGATGGAAATATGGGAACTCAAGGTCTTATTACTGTCATTGAGAGGATTAATGGTAAATCAGTTTAA
- the LOC113305277 gene encoding subtilisin-like protease SBT1.2: MAAFFMLNAIFFCGLIFFVVADQSGLETYIVHVRKPEVVAQTNEHLEEWYNSFLPTTSIESSSGEKSGLVYSYRNVVSGFAARLTKDELKAMQEKDGFIFAQPDRVSKLHTTHTPNFLGLHQNFGFWKESNFGKGVIIGVLDTGIFPTHPSFDDQGMPPPPAKWKGQCDFNVSECNNKLIGAKSFNKGANAISPLDDEGHGTHTTSTAAGNFVKNVNVLGNAQGTAVGMAPYAHLAMYKVCFGDDCLDSDILAALDAAVEDGVDVLSLSLGAPSVPFYMDSIAIGSFGAIQKGIFVSCSAGNSGPLNATLSNEAPWILTVGASTIDRKIKATAKLGNGIEYNGESLFQPSGFSSVLFPLIYAGADGEPNSKFCGEGAFNKTSVKGKIVLCERGNGVGRIAKGEEVKNAGGAGMILMNQETDGFSTLADAHVLPATHLSFASGLKIKDYINSSSSPVATILFKGTFIGHTSAPEVTSFSSRGPSLASPGTLKPDIIGPGVSILAAWPFSLDNNTKSDLTYNIISGTSMSCPHLSGIAALLKSSHPEWSPAAIKSAIMTTADILNLMGQPIRDQNLYLANLFATGSGHVNPSKANDPGLIYDIQPEDYIPYLCGLGYSDDQVGIIAHRVIKCSEYTTISEYQLNYPSFTVPMIGTTMFTRTVTNVGEANSTYGVEIVEPDGVSVSVKPNMLYFTEVNQKLSYSVMFSRNRFANGVSISEGFIQWVSTKHLVRSPISAVFV; this comes from the coding sequence ATGGCTGCATTTTTCATGTTGAATGCCATTTTCTTTTGTGGTTTAATCTTCTTTGTAGTTGCGGATCAATCCGGTTTAGAAACTTACATTGTGCATGTAAGGAAGCCAGAAGTTGTGGCTCAGACAAATGAACATCTTGAAGAATGGTACAACTCATTCTTGCCAACAACTAGTATCGAAAGTTCGTCCGGAGAAAAATCGGGACTTGTTTATTCGTATCGAAATGTTGTAAGTGGATTTGCAGCTCGACTTACTAAAGACGAGCTGAAGGCAATGCAAGAGAAAGACGGATTTATATTTGCACAACCGGATCGAGTTTCTAAATTACATACAACTCATACGCCTAATTTCTTAGGTCTGCATCAAAATTTCGGGTTTTGGAAGGAGTCGAATTTTGGTAAAGGAGTCATTATTGGAGTGCTGGACACCGGTATATTTCCAACTCATCCTTCGTTTGACGATCAAGGAATGCCTCCTCCACCGGCTAAATGGAAAGGACAGTGTGACTTTAATGTCTCTGAATGTAACAACAAGTTGATAGGTGCAAAGTCGTTTAATAAAGGAGCTAACGCAATTTCACCACTCGATGATGAAGGCCATGGAACACATACAACCAGCACTGCTGCAGGAAACTTCGTAAAAAATGTCAATGTACTTGGAAACGCTCAAGGAACGGCAGTCGGGATGGCGCCTTATGCTCATCTAGCAATGTATAAAGTATGTTTTGGAGATGATTGTTTGGATTCTGATATATTAGCTGCACTTGATGCTGCTGTTGAGGATGGAGTTGATGTTCTTTCGCTGTCCCTCGGAGCACCATCAGTACCCTTTTATATGGACAGCATTGCAATAGGATCTTTCGGTGCCATTCAAAAGGGTATCTTTGTCAGTTGCTCCGCAGGGAATTCGGGTCCATTGAATGCTACTCTCTCTAACGAAGCTCCATGGATTCTAACCGTAGGTGCAAGTACAATTGACAGAAAAATAAAAGCTACTGCGAAGCTTGGAAATGGGATTGAATATAATGGAGAGTCTTTATTTCAACCTAGTGGTTTTTCTTCTGTACTTTTCCCTCTTATATATGCAGGTGCAGATGGAGAGCCAAATTCAAAATTCTGTGGTGAGGGAGCATTTAATAAGACCAGTGTCAAAGGGAAAATAGTATTATGCGAACGTGGCAATGGAGTAGGACGAATAGCTAAAGGTGAGGAAGTGAAAAATGCCGGTGGCGCTGGTATGATCCTTATGAACCAAGAAACTGACGGTTTTAGTACATTGGCTGATGCTCATGTGCTTCCTGCAACGCATTTGAGTTTTGCAAGTGGGTTGAAGATTAAAGATTATATAAACTCATCCTCATCCCCTGTTGCAACAATTCTTTTTAAAGGGACGTTCATCGGCCATACATCAGCTCCAGAAGTCACATCCTTCTCATCGAGAGGGCCTAGTCTAGCCAGCCCGGGAACTCTAAAGCCTGACATTATAGGCCCTGGCGTGAGCATTCTTGCTGCATGGCCTTTCTCTCTTGACAACAATACTAAATCTGATTTAACATATAACATTATTTCCGGTACATCCATGTCCTGTCCTCATCTTAGTGGTATCGCAGCATTGCTCAAAAGCTCGCACCCAGAATGGTCACCAGCGGCAATTAAATCGGCTATCATGACAACTGCTGATATTTTGAACCTCATGGGACAACCAATTCGTGATCAAAATCTCTACTTAGCTAACCTTTTTGCTACAGGATCAGGTCATGTTAACCCATCAAAAGCAAATGACCCTGGATTAATATACGACATTCAACCAGAAGATTACATCCCATACTTATGTGGGTTAGGATACTCAGACGACCAAGTTGGAATTATAGCTCATCGAGTGATCAAGTGTTCAGAGTATACAACCATCAGTGAATACCAGCTAAACTATCCATCTTTCACTGTTCCAATGATAGGCACAACTATGTTTACTAGGACAGTAACTAATGTTGGCGAGGCTAATTCAACTTATGGAGTCGAGATCGTTGAACCGGATGGTGTTAGTGTGAGCGTTAAACCTAACATGTTATACTTCACAGAGGTGAACCAAAAGTTATCATACTCAGTGATGTTTAGCCGGAACCGGTTTGCAAATGGTGTCTCCATTAGTGAAGGATTCATTCAATGGGTATCGACTAAACACCTGGTTAGGAGTCCAATATCAGCAgtgtttgtatga